In the Acidimicrobiales bacterium genome, GCCCAACTGGGCGGCGGCGTTGCCCCCGGAACGTCGATCCCACACCTGCGACCGCGTCCGGTTCGACGACCTCTCGGGGGCGCGGGTCCTCATCGTTGGAGGGCGGCAGAGCGCCTACGAGTGGGCAGCGCTGATCGGCGAGCAGGGGGCCGAGCGCGTCGACCTGGTCCACCGCCACGACGTGCCGCGCTTCGACCGGGTGAGCTGGCAGTTCGTCGATGGCTATGTCGAGACGACCCTGCGCGTGCGCGGGTGGTGGCGCCACCTCCCGGCGGCCGAGCAGGACGCGATCTCGAGCCGGTTCTGGGAGGTCGGCAGGTTGACTCTCGAGGCGTGGCTGACTCCCCGGCTGAGCAGCGTGAACGTCGTGCGCTGGCCGGGCACGGATGTCGTCGAGGCCGTTCCCACCGGTGAGCAGGTCAAGGTCCGCCTGTCGAACGGCGAACGCCTGCTCGTGGACGAGGTCCTGTTCGCCACCGGTTATCGGGCCGCGCTGGGCCGCGTTCCCTACCTGGCCGGTGTCCTCGACGACGTTGCGATGGCCGAGGGCTTCCCCATCCTGGACGAGGCCTTCGGGACCAGCCTGCCCGGCCTGTACCTGCCCGGGTTCCCCGCAACCAGGGACTTCGGTCCCTTCTTCGGCTTCGTGAAAGGAGCCCCGGCGGCGGCGACGCTGATCGTCCAGGATCTCCTGGCTCGCGAATGAGCGCTGTCGCAGGCGGCTTCGCCGCCCCGGGCGGGGCCCCATCCCCGCCCTCCTCCGAGCGGCGGGGCCCCCAACCCCGCCGCCGGCCGTCTAGAAGTGCCCCAACACGGGGTGCGGGACATAGGGCTCCTCCAGCCGTTGCATCTCCTTGTCGCTGAGCTCGAGCTCCTCGGCGGCCAGCGCGTCCTCGAGGTGGCCGAGCTTGGTGGAGCCGACGATCGGCGCCGTCACGCCGGGGCGGTGGAGCAGCCAGGACAGCGCGACCTGCGCTGAAGGGACCCCGCGCTCGCTGGCGATCTCGGCCACCCGATCGACCACGTCGAAGTCGGTGGGCTGGCTGTAGAGATAGTCGGTGAAGGGGTCGGTCTCCGAGCGCGTCGTGCGCTTCTCGCCTTCACGGCTCCGGGTCCCGGCCAGGACGCCTCGAGCCAGGGGGCTCCAGGGGATCACGCCCACCCCCTGGTCGACGCACAGGGGGATCATCTCCCGCTCCTCCTCCCGATAGATGAGGTTGTAGTGGTTCTGCATGGACACGAACCTCGTCCAGCCCCTCTGCTCCGCGGTGTGCTGCGCCTTGGCGAACTGCCAGGCGAACATGCTGCTGGCGCCGATGTACCTGGCCTTCCCGGCTCGGACCACGTCGTGCAGGGCTTCCATCGTCTCCTCGATCGGCACCCGGGGATCCCAGCGGTGGATCTGGTACAGGTCGACGTAGTCGAGCCCGAGCCGGCGAAGCGACGCGTCGATGCCGGACAGGACGTGCTTGCGAGACAGACCACCGCCGTTCTCGCCCGGCGTCATCGGCATGAACACCTTGGTGGCGATGACCACCTCGTCACGGCCCAGGTACTTCCCTACCAGCCGCCCCGTGGCGACCTCGCTCGCCCCGGACGAGTAGGTGTCGGCCGTGTCGAAGAAGTTCACACCCCCTTCGACGGCGGCCCGCACGATCGGGTCGGCCGCGTCCTCGTCGATCACCCAGGGCCGGTCGCTGTCGTTACCGAACCCCATCATGCCCAGGCAGACCCGTGAAACCCGCAGGCCCGTCGCGCCGAGATTCACGTACTTCATCGAGCACCTCGCAGTCGTCCAGCCGTCCTCCGGCCCGTCCACGTCGACCCTATCGCCACCCTGGCAGTACACCCACTAGACAGAAGACATGAACATCGGTGTTGTCTTTCCCCAGACCGAGATCGGCGCCGACGTGGAGGTGGTCCGCCGGTACGCCCAGCGGATCGAGGAGCTCGGCTTCACCCACGTGCTCACCTATGACCACGTGGTGGGCGCCGACCCCGCCGTCCACCGGGGCTGGCAGGGCCCGTACGACGTCAGCACGACGTTCCACGAGCCGTTCGTGCTCTTCGGCTACCTGGCGGCGATCACCTCGATCGAGCTGGTGCCCGGCATCATCATCCTCCCCCAGCGCCAGACCGCGCTGGTCGCCAAGCAGGCCGCCGAGGTGGATCTCCTCAGCCGCGGTCGCTTTCGCCTGGGCGTGGGCCTCGGGTGGAACGCCGTCGAGTACGAGGCGCTCGGCAAGAGCTTCGGCGATCGTGGGAGGCGGGTCGGCGAGCAGGTCGAGCTCCTGCGGCGGCTGTGGACCGAGAGGACCGTGACCTTCGACGGCACCTACGAGAAGGTGACCGGGGCCGGTCTGGCACCGCTGCCACTGCAGCAACCGATCCCCGTGTGGTTCGGTGCAGCCTCGCCGCCGGCCTACCGGCGAGCGGGTCGGCTCGCAGACGGCTGGTTCCCCCAGGTGCCCCCTGGCCACGGCCTCGAGGAGGCTCGGACCATGGTCCACGAGGCGGCTGTCGAGGCCGGCCGGGACCCAGCGGCCCTCGGCATGGAGGGCCGGGTGAGCTGGGGCGAGGGAGGCGCCCAGAAGCTGGCCGAGCAGGTCCGGAAGTGGTCAGACGCCGGTGCCACCCACCTTTCGATCAACACCATGGGGGCGGGGCTGGCGTCGGTCGACCACCACCTCGATGCCCTCGGGTCGGCGATCGAGGCGGTCAGGCAGTGAACGCCAGGCCGAGCCCCTGCCGCGGCCACTCCATGGCGATCAGCCGGCCCGTGCCCGACAGGGTCGCGTAGGCGATCCGCGGATCGTCGGGAGCGAAGCAGACGTTGGTCGTCATGGGGTCGGGCAGCGCCACGTACTCATGGCCGCCGTCCGGGTCCACCACGCAGAGACCCTGGGACAGGGCGGCGACGATGACGGCGCCGCCGGCCTCGACGGCGAGGGAGTCGAAGTGCCCTTTGGTCGCGGCGACGCAGGCACCGCGCGGGTGGCTGACTCGTCCCGGAGCTTCCAGGTCCCAGGCCATCAGCCGCCCGGTGAAGCTCTCGGCGACGTAGACCCGGTCACCTCCGGGCGACAGGCCAACCCCGTTTGGACCCCAGAGGCCGTAGGCGACCTCGATCACATCCGAGCCGTCGGTCTGGGCGTAGTACAAGCCGCCTCGATCGGCGTCGCGTGCCCGGGTCTTCCCGAGGTCGGTGAACCAGAAGCCGCCCTCCTGGTCGAAGACGATGTCGTTGGGGCTGCGCAGCCGATGCCCGTCGACGTGGGTGTAGAGGTGTTCGGCCCGGCCGGTGGCCAGGTCGACGCGCTCGATCCAGCCCCCCTCGAAGTCCGGCGGCTCGCTGGCCCCTGTGGCCAGATCGATCGGGAGCAGCATGCCGGCTCGTTCGGTCCACGGGAAGCCGCCGTTGTTGCAGACGTAGGCGGCGCCGTCTGGGCCGATGGCCGCACCGTTGGGCCCTCCACCGAGGCTGGCCACCACCGCTACCGTCCCGTCCGGCTGCACCCGGCTCAGCGTGCCCCGCCTGATCTCGACGACCAGCACGCTTCCGTCTGCCATGGCCACCGGTCCCTCCGGGAACTGCAGGCCGGTCGCTACCTCGCGGAAGTCGGTCATCGCCGACGTTCTAGTCCTGCTGCCTCAGCTGGGCGAGCGGGCCGGATCGGTGCCGTCACCGGCGCCGGCGGCAGTGAGCGGCACGCGTCGGGCCAGGAACTCGACCATGGCGGCGGCGATCGTGTCGGGCTCCTCCACGGGAAGCAGGTGGCCACCCTCCTCGAACCACACGATCTCACTCTCGGAAACGAGCTCGTGCATCCGGCGCTGAACGGCCGGGGGGGCGAAGTAATCCTTGCAACCAGCGAAGATGAGGGTCGGCGCGGTCACGCTCGGCAGCACCTCGACTGCGTGGTGGTTGCGAAACCCTCCGATCATCCGCCAGAGCACGGAGAAGTCGATGGAGCAGATCTGGGTCACGTGCGGCGCGATCCGCGGCGCCGTCACCCTCGGTCCCGCCACCTTGATGGCCTGCAGCATGGTGAGCGCCGTCTCGGGCGTCGAGATACGCCTGATGACGGGCTGGAGGAACCCGAAGGGCAGCACCTTGAACACCGCGTCGGCGATCGGGAACAGCCGGTCCAGCACGGGCCGGTCGGCGAAGGTCTGGACCGGGTTCTCGAACGTGCCCGCCACCGGCAGCAGGGCGGCGACCCGATCGGGTGCCTGACGGAAGATCTCGAAGATGAGCTGGACGCCGATCGAATGCCCGGCCAGCGCCGCCACCTCGATGCCCGCGTCGTCGAGCACCTCGACGAAGTCGGCTGCCACCCGCTCGACGGAGACGTCCTCGGGACGGAGGTCGTGAGCGTTGCAGCCGGGCGGGCGGGGCAGCCCCGACTGGCCGTGCCCCCTCGTGTCGACGAGTACGGCCCGGTGACCCGCCTCGACCACGGCCGGCGCGATGCCGGACCAGTAGGTGTCGGTGCAGCTCCATCCGTTGACGAACAGGATGGGGAGTTGGGCTGGCCCGGGAGGCCGGCTCGGCGTAAGAGCGCCGTCGCCGACCACGGTGTAGGCGATCGGCGTCCCGTCCGTGGCCGTGATGAACCGGTCCTTGGGAAAACAGGCGTACTCCTCGGCTGACGTCATCGCACCATCTTCGCGGGTTCCCCGTACCACCCGATCCGGTACCAAGATGGAGGTGTGAACGACGCGCGCCTGGTCGAGGTCCTGCACGGCTCCACCCGCCACGGCGAGACCCCCACCCACCCGGAACGGCTGGTCTCCTTCCGACCGCTGGACCCCGCCAACCGGCCCCGGCCCTTCAAGTCGTATCCCGATCTCGAGCCTGCTCGTCTGCCGCGGACGATCGCGAGATCGTCGATTCCCGCCGCCGAGGTGCTGTCGGGACGTCGGGGACAGGCCCGAGGACTGGACGACGAGTTGCTCGGGACGCTGTTGTTCCTCGCTGCTGGCGTCACCAGGTTCACCGCCGGCGGGCTGGGCGGAGACGACCGGGTCTGGTTCCGGACGGCGATGTCGGCGGGCAACCTCCACCCGGTCGAGGTGTACCTCGTCCGTTCCGGAGTACATCACTACGACCCGCTCGACCACGCCCTGGTGCCCCTGCGTGACCGCGGCGAGGTGCCCGACCAGGGTCCGGGGGCGACCGTGATCCTGTCGGGCATTCCGTTCCGCACCGGCTGGAAGTACGGCGAGCGGGGCTGGCGTCACCTGTGGTGGGACGCCGGATCCATGCTGGCCAACCTGCTCGCGGCGGCCGCGGCCCACGGGCTGGAGGCCCAGGTGATGACCGCCTTCCCCGACGACGCCGTGTCCCAGCTGGTGGGCATCGACGGCCTCGAGGAGATGCCCCTGGTCGTGGTCGAGCTCGGAGACAGCGCCTTCGCGGTGCCGCCGGCGGGCTCGCTCCGCGCGCTCACCGCCTCCTCGCTCCCGATCGCGTCCCGAGTGCTGCGTTTTCCCCTTGTCGAGGAGGCCCAGTCGGCCGGCGTTCTCGACGAGGACGGCGTCGGCACCTGGCGCGCAGCGGCCCCGACGGCGTCGAGGCCGGCGCCCTTGGAGGTCGAGCCACCGCTCGGCGCGAGCGCCGACCAGCGAATCGAGGACGTGATCCTGGAGCGGGGGTCCACCCGCGTCTTCCGGACCGAGCGGGCGGCGTCGCAGCTGCTCGAGTGGAGCATGCCGGCAGCGGCGCGCGCCGTGCCGTTCGACGCGGCTCCGGCCGGCACGCTCATCGAGCATCTCGTGAACGTCCACGATGTCGAGGGCGCCGAGGCCGGGGGCTACCGCTACACCAACGACGGCGGGTTCGAGGGAAGGGTTCGCATCGCCGACGTCCGCGCTGCCGGAGCTGGCCTGTGTCTCGGCCAGCCGCTCGGCGGCGACTCGGCCTATACCGTCTTCCATGCCGCTGGTCTCGATGCCCTGTTCGGCAGCCTCGGCGCGAGGGGCTACCGCGCTGCCCAGCTCGAAGCCGGCGTGGCGTCCGGGCGGCTCGCTCTCAACGCGTTCGCGCTGGGCGTCGGGGCTACCGGGCTCACCTTCTACGACGGTCTGGTGTCGCGCTACTTCCGCACCGACGCGTCGCCGCTCCTGGCCACTGCCATCGGTGTGCCGGACACCTCACCCGCGCCCAGCGGGACACCCGGGCACCCGGCCGAGCTGCGAGGATACGGCAACGTGATGAGCCGGCTGGCCGCCCGGCTCGCCCGCTAGGTCGCCAGGACGCCGATGAGTGGCGGCTGATCAGCTGATGGCGATCACCCTCGTCCTCGCCTCCGGCTCGGCGGCGAGGCTCCGAGTGCTCCGAGACGCCGGTCTCGATCCCGAGGTGGTGGTCAGCGGGGTCGACGAGGGGGTCGATGCGGTCGACACGCCGACTGCCGTGTCGACCCTGGCCCGCCGCAAGGCGCTGGCCGTCGCCGAGCGGCGTCCACATGCACTCGTGATCGGGTGCGATTCCATGCTCGAGGCTGACGGGCTCAGCCTCGGCAAGCCTGCGTCAGCCGACCAAGCTCGAAGCTGGTGCCGGCGCCTGCGCGGTCAAGAGGCGGCCCTCTACACCGGCCACTGTCTCGTGGACGTCGATGGACGAGCCCTGTCCGAGGTGGCCGCGACACGGGTTCGCTTCGCCACCACCACCGATGCGGAGATCGACGCCTACGTGGCCACGGGAGAGCCACTGGCGATGGCGGGGGCCTTCAGCCTCGAGGGCCTTGCGGCGCCGTTCATCGACAGCATCGACGGCGATCCCTCCAACGTGATCGGACTGAGCCTGCCGCTCCTTCGGCGCATGCTCGCCCAGATTGGCGTGGCGATCACCGATCTCTGGCGCTAGCGCTCCTGGCGCCCCGTTCCCTTCGATCGTCGTGCCGAGTCCGTAAGATCACCGCCGAGATGCTCGAGAGTCTCCGATCGGTGCTCAGGTTCCGCCCCATGGACCACGACCGCGTCCAGCGGCGGCTCGCCCGGGCGGCGTGTGTGGACGACCTCCGGGGCATCGCCCACCGCCGCCTCCCACGAGGGGTGTTCGACTACATCGACGGCGGGGCGGAAGACGAGCGCACCCTCGCCGCCAACCGCCGGGCCTTCGCCCGTGTCGGCTTCCGGCCGCGCGTCCTGCGCAACGTCGCCTCGGTCGACCCGGCCACCACCCTGCTCGGACGCTCCATACCGATCCCGCTCGTCCTGGCGCCAACCGGCTTCACCCGTATCGCCGACCCCGCCGGTGAGCTCGCCGTGGCGCGCGCCGCCGCCGAGGTCGGAGTCCCATACACATTGTCCACGCTCAGCACCCGATCGATCGAGGAGGTCGCAGTCGCCGGTCGGGGCCCCAAGTGGTTCCAGGTCTACGCCTGGCGCGATCGCGGTCTCGTCAAGGAGATGCTGGACCGGGCGGCCGAGGCGCAGTACGAGGCCATCGTCCTCACGGTCGACACCGCTGTCCTCGGCCGACGCGAGCGCGACGTCAGGCGCGGGTTCACTCTCCCGCCGAAGGCGGGGCTGGACACGATCGTCGATGGCGCCATCCACCCCGCCTGGACCTGGGGTCTGCTGCGCAGCGAGCCCATCCGCTTCGCCAACGTCGTCGCACGCGACGTCGGGGACGGTGCGACGGCAACATCTCTCGCCGACTACATCAACTCGCAATTCGACCCCGGACTGTGCTGGGACGACGTCGAGTGGCTGCGTACGGCCTGGAGCGGCCCGATCGTCATCAAGGGCATCCAGACGGTGGACGACGCGCGCATCGCTGCCAGCTCGGGCATCGAGGCCATCGCCCTCTCGAACCACGGCGGCCGCCAACTCGACGACGCGCCTGCCCCGCTGGATCTCGTCGCTCCCGTCGTCGACGCTGTGGGCGACCGGCTCGAGGTCATCTGCGACGGCGGCGTTCGGCGCGGTAGCGACATCGTCAAAGCCGTGTGCCTGGGTGCTCGCGCCTGCATGGCCGGGCGGGCCTATTTATACGGTCTGGCCGCCGGGGGCGAGCGCGGAGTGGCCCACGTCCTCTCCCTCCTCGGCGCGGACGTGCGCCGCACGATGGCCCTGATCGGTGCCGACTCGATCGCCGCCCTCGACCGCGATCTCGTCGCCGCCCACCCAACGACGAGCGCAGACTAGGCCAGCGCTCAAAGGACTACTCGCTCGCGTCACATCTCAAGCGAAAGAGGTGCGGGGGCGGTCGGGCCCGTGACTACCCGACCACCCCCAACCGACGTACGCAGGGCCACTGGGGCCCACACGCAAACTCTGCATCGGACAGCTGTTTGTTCCCACCCGAACCATCGAGCAAACTCGCGGTGACTCGCCCTCGGGCAGCTACGGTAGGGAGCGCAGTCGCGGCGGGCTGGCGGTCTGTGAGTTGCACCGATGATCGTTCGAGGCATTGGGGCTGGCCGGCTGGGCGCGTAGTGCCGGGCGACACAGAGGACGACGGAGAGCGATGAACGAAGACACCTTTGGGCGATCCCGCTTCGCGATGGTGATGCGGGGCTACGACCGAGATCAGGTGGACGCCATCATGGAGGCGTGCGAGCGCTGGGCGCGCGAAGCGCAGGTCCACATGGACGGCGCCGAGGAGAGACTGACCGAGACAGACCGCCGCGCCGAGGCCTTGGAGGCCAGGCTGTCGGAGCTCGAAGATCGCGCCGAGGAGCCGCCGCGATCGGTGCAGTCCTTGTCCGACCGGGTCGAGCAGGTGCTGGGTCTGGCGCAGGAGGCGGCCGACGAGCTCCAGACCAACGTCGAGACGGAGGCCCGAACAGACAAGGAACGGGCCGAGCGCGAGGTCGCTCAGCTCGAGCAGGCGGCCCGGACCAGGGCGCACGAGATCGCCGCCTCGGCCCGACGGAGCCACGAGCAGGTCGCCCCCTCCACCGAAGCGGTCAGGCGAGAGGCCGAACGCCACATCGAGGACGGCCGGGCGGAGGCGGCGGAACGAGCTCGCGCCGTCTGGCAACGCGCCGAGGGTCCGATATCCGAGGCGCGGCGGGAGCTGGCTCACCTCGAAGACGCGCGGCAGGCGGCGCTCGAGGAGCTGGCCGGGCTCCAACAGTCGCTCGACGGCGTGGTGCAGGTCTCCTGAGCCAGCATCCGACAGGAGCGCGTTCCTTCATCCACGATGCCGAGCGCTAGCAGCCCTGCCGGCATCGTGCTGACGCCAGGCGCCAGCGCAGGACGAGATCAGCCCGCGCTCGTGGCCATCGACGGCGCCGTCTCGGCGCTGGGCGTGCTGGTGGAACGGGTGGACTTTCCGTACCGTCTGGCGGGGCGGCGCAGCCCGGACCCACCTCGGGTGCTGGTGGCTACCATCGGCGAGGCGGCGGCGGACCTCGCTGCACGCGCCGGGGTCGGTCGGGAGCGGATTGCGCTCGGTGGACGGTCCCTCGGCGGTCGCATGTGCTCGTTGGCCGCGGCCGAGGGCCAGCCGGCGGCGGCCCTCGTGCTGGTCAGCTACCCCCTTCATCCACCGGGTCGGCCGGACCGTCTCAGGGACGAGCACTTCTCGGGCATCCGCGTGCCGTGTCTGTTCGTGTCCGGCACGCGCGACGCCTTCGCCCGCCCCGACGAGCTGGAGGCGTCCACGGCCGTCATCCCAGCTCCCGTCACTCACGTCTGGATCGACGGCGGCGACCACGGCCTGCGGCGAAAGGACGCCGAGGTGGCAGTCGCCGTGGGCGACTGGTTGAGCACCCTCATGCCCACGCCCCGACGCCGGCGGTCCGGACCAGCGTGATCCCCATCACGTAGCCCCGTCCCTCCCACAACCGGACTAGTCCCTCGAGGGTCCGAAAATGGACCCTTCTACCCATTTCGCTTGCCGGTGGGGAGGGGCAAGCTGCACGTAGCGAGCGAGTTGACGACAAACCGGAAGAACAGCCGATAACGCTGTTCGCCGGGGGGGAGATAGCAGTGCGGGGTGAGCGAGCACAGAGCGGGGTACCGCCGACCGACCAGAGAGCGGTGCCCGGACGGGCTTGGCACTCGTCGTGGGGCCTCCGTCTGAGCGTGGGATTCGTCGCCGTGCTCATCTGGGCCGGAGCCGCATCGGTGCCGTCCTCGCCGACGCCGGCGAGCCGTGCTTCGGTGTCGCCACCGGTGACCACGCCGGTCGTGGCGCCCACACCGGCACCGTCGACGATGGCCCCGGCGACGGCGACGCCGGGCCTTCCGCAGCAGACGCTCGACATCACCTATGACTACGGTCCCGGTCCCCAGCCCGTGCCGGGGTCGGCGCAACTGCCGTGAACCGTGCAGGGCCGCGGGCCAGAGCGACCGGCAGCGGGCCCGAGCTCCTCTAGTCCGTCGCTCCCCACCGGGGCTCCAACCCGGCCGCCCGGTAGATGTCGTCGATGACCTTCATGTTGGCGATGCTGTCCGCCGGCGGCGTGAGCGGAGGGATCGATCGCC is a window encoding:
- a CDS encoding FAD-dependent oxidoreductase, coding for MATTPLLVLGAGPYALSVAALARRHGIETRVVGKPMSFWREHMPAGMLLRSGRDWHLDAAGVHTLEAYLEEQGIAPGDVDPIPVSVFVDYADWFRSAEGIEVREDFVAELTTLDGRFQATLAGGAHLAADAVVAAPGLSNFTALPNWAAALPPERRSHTCDRVRFDDLSGARVLIVGGRQSAYEWAALIGEQGAERVDLVHRHDVPRFDRVSWQFVDGYVETTLRVRGWWRHLPAAEQDAISSRFWEVGRLTLEAWLTPRLSSVNVVRWPGTDVVEAVPTGEQVKVRLSNGERLLVDEVLFATGYRAALGRVPYLAGVLDDVAMAEGFPILDEAFGTSLPGLYLPGFPATRDFGPFFGFVKGAPAAATLIVQDLLARE
- a CDS encoding aldo/keto reductase, whose amino-acid sequence is MKYVNLGATGLRVSRVCLGMMGFGNDSDRPWVIDEDAADPIVRAAVEGGVNFFDTADTYSSGASEVATGRLVGKYLGRDEVVIATKVFMPMTPGENGGGLSRKHVLSGIDASLRRLGLDYVDLYQIHRWDPRVPIEETMEALHDVVRAGKARYIGASSMFAWQFAKAQHTAEQRGWTRFVSMQNHYNLIYREEEREMIPLCVDQGVGVIPWSPLARGVLAGTRSREGEKRTTRSETDPFTDYLYSQPTDFDVVDRVAEIASERGVPSAQVALSWLLHRPGVTAPIVGSTKLGHLEDALAAEELELSDKEMQRLEEPYVPHPVLGHF
- a CDS encoding LLM class F420-dependent oxidoreductase, with product MNIGVVFPQTEIGADVEVVRRYAQRIEELGFTHVLTYDHVVGADPAVHRGWQGPYDVSTTFHEPFVLFGYLAAITSIELVPGIIILPQRQTALVAKQAAEVDLLSRGRFRLGVGLGWNAVEYEALGKSFGDRGRRVGEQVELLRRLWTERTVTFDGTYEKVTGAGLAPLPLQQPIPVWFGAASPPAYRRAGRLADGWFPQVPPGHGLEEARTMVHEAAVEAGRDPAALGMEGRVSWGEGGAQKLAEQVRKWSDAGATHLSINTMGAGLASVDHHLDALGSAIEAVRQ
- a CDS encoding SMP-30/gluconolactonase/LRE family protein is translated as MTDFREVATGLQFPEGPVAMADGSVLVVEIRRGTLSRVQPDGTVAVVASLGGGPNGAAIGPDGAAYVCNNGGFPWTERAGMLLPIDLATGASEPPDFEGGWIERVDLATGRAEHLYTHVDGHRLRSPNDIVFDQEGGFWFTDLGKTRARDADRGGLYYAQTDGSDVIEVAYGLWGPNGVGLSPGGDRVYVAESFTGRLMAWDLEAPGRVSHPRGACVAATKGHFDSLAVEAGGAVIVAALSQGLCVVDPDGGHEYVALPDPMTTNVCFAPDDPRIAYATLSGTGRLIAMEWPRQGLGLAFTA
- a CDS encoding alpha/beta hydrolase, translating into MTSAEEYACFPKDRFITATDGTPIAYTVVGDGALTPSRPPGPAQLPILFVNGWSCTDTYWSGIAPAVVEAGHRAVLVDTRGHGQSGLPRPPGCNAHDLRPEDVSVERVAADFVEVLDDAGIEVAALAGHSIGVQLIFEIFRQAPDRVAALLPVAGTFENPVQTFADRPVLDRLFPIADAVFKVLPFGFLQPVIRRISTPETALTMLQAIKVAGPRVTAPRIAPHVTQICSIDFSVLWRMIGGFRNHHAVEVLPSVTAPTLIFAGCKDYFAPPAVQRRMHELVSESEIVWFEEGGHLLPVEEPDTIAAAMVEFLARRVPLTAAGAGDGTDPARSPS
- a CDS encoding nitroreductase family protein, with the translated sequence MNDARLVEVLHGSTRHGETPTHPERLVSFRPLDPANRPRPFKSYPDLEPARLPRTIARSSIPAAEVLSGRRGQARGLDDELLGTLLFLAAGVTRFTAGGLGGDDRVWFRTAMSAGNLHPVEVYLVRSGVHHYDPLDHALVPLRDRGEVPDQGPGATVILSGIPFRTGWKYGERGWRHLWWDAGSMLANLLAAAAAHGLEAQVMTAFPDDAVSQLVGIDGLEEMPLVVVELGDSAFAVPPAGSLRALTASSLPIASRVLRFPLVEEAQSAGVLDEDGVGTWRAAAPTASRPAPLEVEPPLGASADQRIEDVILERGSTRVFRTERAASQLLEWSMPAAARAVPFDAAPAGTLIEHLVNVHDVEGAEAGGYRYTNDGGFEGRVRIADVRAAGAGLCLGQPLGGDSAYTVFHAAGLDALFGSLGARGYRAAQLEAGVASGRLALNAFALGVGATGLTFYDGLVSRYFRTDASPLLATAIGVPDTSPAPSGTPGHPAELRGYGNVMSRLAARLAR
- a CDS encoding nucleoside triphosphate pyrophosphatase, producing MAADQLMAITLVLASGSAARLRVLRDAGLDPEVVVSGVDEGVDAVDTPTAVSTLARRKALAVAERRPHALVIGCDSMLEADGLSLGKPASADQARSWCRRLRGQEAALYTGHCLVDVDGRALSEVAATRVRFATTTDAEIDAYVATGEPLAMAGAFSLEGLAAPFIDSIDGDPSNVIGLSLPLLRRMLAQIGVAITDLWR
- a CDS encoding alpha-hydroxy acid oxidase — protein: MLESLRSVLRFRPMDHDRVQRRLARAACVDDLRGIAHRRLPRGVFDYIDGGAEDERTLAANRRAFARVGFRPRVLRNVASVDPATTLLGRSIPIPLVLAPTGFTRIADPAGELAVARAAAEVGVPYTLSTLSTRSIEEVAVAGRGPKWFQVYAWRDRGLVKEMLDRAAEAQYEAIVLTVDTAVLGRRERDVRRGFTLPPKAGLDTIVDGAIHPAWTWGLLRSEPIRFANVVARDVGDGATATSLADYINSQFDPGLCWDDVEWLRTAWSGPIVIKGIQTVDDARIAASSGIEAIALSNHGGRQLDDAPAPLDLVAPVVDAVGDRLEVICDGGVRRGSDIVKAVCLGARACMAGRAYLYGLAAGGERGVAHVLSLLGADVRRTMALIGADSIAALDRDLVAAHPTTSAD
- a CDS encoding alpha/beta family hydrolase; the protein is MPSASSPAGIVLTPGASAGRDQPALVAIDGAVSALGVLVERVDFPYRLAGRRSPDPPRVLVATIGEAAADLAARAGVGRERIALGGRSLGGRMCSLAAAEGQPAAALVLVSYPLHPPGRPDRLRDEHFSGIRVPCLFVSGTRDAFARPDELEASTAVIPAPVTHVWIDGGDHGLRRKDAEVAVAVGDWLSTLMPTPRRRRSGPA